Genomic segment of Populus nigra chromosome 6, ddPopNigr1.1, whole genome shotgun sequence:
AAGTTTGATTCGCTACACTAAAGTTtaactagaataaaaaaaatttttgtacACCTTAAgtattaactttttatattaaaaattcttCAGTCAAATACGGGAAATAACCTAGTAAAGTCTAGAGAAGTTAAatctccaataaaaaaacaaaaaagacccCAACTAATCCATCATTAACTGAGCAGGTAATACCCAAAGCTTATGTAACTCATGACATccgatttaaaacaaaaaacaccccttgttttttttgtccTACCATAAAATTGTATCTGGTGTTTTGGGCTGTCATTTTCGCGAGGCTAGCTGGAAGCTTAGAAGCAAGTCCGACCCTTTTCGCAAGAAATTTCGTGATATGTGCTACTGTCAAGTGTGGGTGGGTGTCCATAGTTTATgtgaattctaaaattaattaattgcataaattgaaaatcaaaaccaatcTCCGCCCATAATTGGTGGAAGAAATAATTCAATACTGGTAGAGCAAAAGGTTATCCCTGGAAAGTTCAACCATCCATACAAAATTTGACTAAATGAAGTATAAAAAAAGGTTTCACGATCGAGGGTGGTAGTGACATATTTACCATCACCTGCATGATAAGGATAAAGCTTATGTTAATGATAAAGATAAACCTCAGCATGCAGAGGCTGCCGAAAGACATTGAATTCTAATGCAATTGTATTAGAACTCTGATTCCTGCTTATCCTTAGCTTCCTTTCTGTATCAAAACACTTGTAATTAATGATGAATATCCTGTAAcaactttcatatatatatggcTGAGAGAACACAGTTTCTCTTAAGTAATTGCAGAAGTACTTTAAAATCTTTTACTGCATGCATTGTTTCGTGCATATTTAATCTGCAGTCATGGTCTCTGAGAGCACTAACGAAACCTTTCTTATTGAAAGATATCTAATAAcattgcttatattaatttattcactCATGAAACCACCGAGATGCATAACTAGAAAACGACACAACACTGCGATCATGACTGAAGGTAGAGCCCGTTTGGTTTGCAGACCATAGAAATTTTCTAGAGTGGACGCCATAATAATTAATACTGTATGACTTGCCAAGAGATTGATAGGAAGAGCTGCCATCTCGGAGAGGAGTTTCACCTACAATTCTTGAATATCAGACCCCATCTCATTAAATACCTTCTCCATTCATTTTAGAGAAATCTTAGATTTATTTCGCACGCCATTGTATATATCTCTAAATTAAAGCCGGGCTTGAATTTGTTAAATATCTGGGATGATCGCGTGGGGGGTCAAAACATGAGAAATATTAACGTAGCCGGctgtttttatcttattttatgaCACAGATCGATGGAATCATGCATGTCCTGCAGAATACCATGTTTTACACTTTGGATACAACCAATCAAAACCGTGTATGAGGGCTGTGATCGATGTAGGGTGGAAGAACCTCGCTGGATCAACTTTTTTCCATCGAGATTGCAATGGTGGAAGACAGAAGGGCTCAGATAATTAAATGTTCTTTGATCCTTTTGGAGCCCTTGCACTTGAAAACCGACTATCTCTATCAGTACAGCAAGTGTTCATTATCTCTCGAAGAAACTTAACCACGagaataatactaataaaaaattacaaagagcattgatatttttttttatgacagcTTATTTGTAAGATTGACCAACATCCACTGATTGCAGCAATAATtgtaggttttaaaaaaatgcaaaggaCATATGTTGTGGTCTGGCTTTGATGCAAGGAGGACATCAGAGCAGTACCGAGTATTGATCGGTGCTGCTCCATAAATCTCTGCCACGTGCTCATTACCTGGGGACccttttgatatattaatgatCATGATTCGTTGATCATCTCCGTCATATAGAGcaatgattaaattttttaaagcctgttttgaatttgttctttttttaattttaatctaatacttcttaaaatttattttgttttttattatttaattttattagatttttatatctaatttgattttcattcttttaattgttgttttttatatccttttcattaatttattttttgattttatcatttgaaatttaatataaatttatttagttttcaatttttttctcattttttattgcttttttttatcatattttttttattttgttttttgatttaatcacttaattattagtttctttcaattttattttttttgcatggttCAGTCctcattatattaattttatttttttatgatatagaattttgctttgttgttttttcatgtctttCTTTCACAGGATAATTACAGTCTCATGACTCAGCCCactaattttgataataaactcagtttaagtttttttttaaatcctttaaaaaaattatttttttattttcatcatttgagATTGACTTATTGGaccttgaaattttaatttgttttacttttttttttgttaggttatCTATATCTCATATCTCGTGTTGCAAGTTAGTTtagttaacctaagttgactcggtttttttaatttttttttattttatcatttgacattgaatTATTGATCCTTGAGcatgtttaattaaatattatttgaaaaaacgaTGAACACGCCAGTGCTTAATGGTTTATCCCAAATGCGAGTTGATtaagttaacctaggttaacttgCATTTTcttactaagtttttttttagctttggtCTTTTTAACCAGGTGCTTCTTTcggaagtctttttttttctcgattctttttagttttccttttcaatttcatcattttgcataaaaataatttgcttttgagctttgttattttttcacttttctttcaatttagttaTTCTGATAGCGGGTTAGTaaagttaacccgggttaactcaagtttttttatatgtttttttgttgaacttttgttttttttgtccttcttttgaattttttttaatcttggtcTCATATCGCGGATTATAAATTCGtcaagttaactcaagttgactcAGGTTTTCTTTTcgagattatattttttgaattttttttcatctttgacattagattattagatcttgaattttacgatttcttttcacttttctttatgTGAATTGTTTTGATCTCATATATATCacgaataatgtttttaataaatttaatttgatttatcttcaaattatcattacttgaatattattttttacattgaaaaaaattaaactgactCACATTACAGCGAGTATAGCGCGTGACACCAATCTAATGTTTTATCATATTATCTCACACATATGGATGGTACTGTAGACAACTGTGCAGCAGCTGGTAAAAGCAAACAGCCACACTTAAACAACATATTTCTCCCTTTCTTGGGGCAAAAGAGAACAGCTCCCCTATTAGCCCATCATATAAGCAAGCCACCAAGACAGAAActcattcaaaataatttttataatctaaTGCAGGTTAGTATTCCACCTAAGGCGCCAAGCAAAGACCCAAATGTGTCCAGTTGTGCTGTGCGGCCATGATATTCAGGAGAATGGCATGATTAAGGGGCACAAGTCATTGTCATTTTtgtattaattcaatttaataaagacAACTTGCACAAACACGGTTCCTCTCAAAATCCACCACAATTATTTTCTACCTtattataaatagataaatatcaCTACATAAATTCCCATTCTTGCAAGCCTCTGCTGCatatctctctcctctcgctctctctctccctgTCTCTCTCAAAACTTTCTGCTAGCTTTGTCTTTGAGAAGCAAATGGGTGCTCTTGACGATCTCTCAGATTACCTCTCAGACTTGTTTACAGCTGCcaggaagaagaggaaaagaaaaccaaTGCAGGTACTGATCATATACAACAATCCGGTCTATCCCTCTCTATGTGCGTTATTGGTTTTTGGTTACTGATTTAAAGTATACTCTCatgctttgtttttcttcttttcagaCAGTTGATATCAAAGTGAAGATGGATTGCGATGGCTGTGAAAGGAGGGTCAAAAATTCTGTTTCCTCCATGAAGGGTACGAATCTTGAACTTAAGCTatattcttcattttctttccccTACAGGTTGTCCATGCATAATACAAATAtacaaagagaagagaagggattTGCCTGAAACCTATCAAAGGGTAGCTAATGAAACGATACAGGCAAAAGGCCTATGTTGATCTTCTTTGAAAAGAATACAGTATATAGGAgtacttcttttctttcaattttcattaAGCAAAAGGTTCAAATCTGTATATCATTTCAGGGTGTTCTTTGTGGCTAAAGTGAAGGCATGCAAGAGAAGATCCAggcccttttaaaaaaattatatataatcaaaacaaagaaaaatagaagtCAAAGAAGCACGATTAGACTTTCTCAGCTTCCTCGTATGGGAAACTAGAAGAAACCTAACAAGTCTTTTTTGACTCTGTTCTGTCTTTGAAGTACTCtgacatgcaattttttttgcaGAGAGACTGCTATTTCCTGACATCTTTTTGTCACTTCTATTCACTTgaaataaatgtttttctaagaTGTCTCCAGGTCAAAATTTATGGAGTATTTTTTCATTGTGCTCAAAGTAATGGTATCCCTGAAATAAGCAAAATTATTGTTGGAAGCAGCAATAGTATTTTCCCTTTAGAGATTCTGGAAGCCTTTTTCCATCACTTACTCGCAGAAAAGGACATCATTTAGAGCCCCCTTTTGCAGCTCAGTGCATTTGCCATATTAAATGCCACCAACCAGATGCATATTTGTACTTTTAACTGCTCAAAAggtttcaccaaaaaaaaaaaaaaaagaaggaaagatagAAAACCGATCATAAGGTTCTAAATGAACCAGCCACATAATTTCTAGTCATTTGAGACAGTAATTATGAACCCTTAACTACGATAAGTACACCTATTATGAATAGTTACTCAATTAATTACctcatattaatataattatgtttttgtttttcaatttcaggcgTTAAATCAGTAGAAGTGAACAGAAAGCAAAGCCGGGTGACTGTCAGCGGGAATGTTGAGCCAAACAAGGTCTTGAAGAAAGTGAAGAGCACAGGAAAGAGGGCTGAGTTTTGGCCATATGTCCCATACAACTTGGTGGCTTATCCTTATGCTGCTCAAGCCTATGATAAGAAAGCACCTGCAGGCTATGTGAAGAATGTGGTTCAGGCACTTCCGAGCCCCAACGCAACAGATGAAAGATTTACATCTATGTTCAGCGATGAAAACCCGAATGCATGTTCCATCATGTAGGAAATCTAATTTCATTTGGCAAAATGAAAGAGCAAGagctagcatatatatatatatacatatagtttgttttttgttgtaaGCTTTGCTGTTTAATTAGGGCTAGTTTAGCTGGTTAGTGTAAGTAGTTCAGTAGAAGGGGCTTGGGTTTTCACTGAGAGTttaggttttatatatatatatatatatatatatatatatatatatattacagggCATGGAGGCTCTACTAATTGTGAGGGATATCTATATATCGATGTGCTGATCATGCTTAGTTAGATAACCTTCTTATCTATAGATGTTGATATCATAGTTTATGACGATCACATCATCAAGTTTccaattttcatgaaaattaattaagagatgTAAATTAAACAGAAATGCATCGAGAAAAAGCTCTGTTAATTTGAACCCATCTGATCTATATTCTGTATTTATTTGATATGGGACAAAATTACACCACTGTTTACGccacaaaaaaaggaaagagccACTAGGTGACATCAGCAACGAAGCGAATGTCCTTGTACTTGCAAATGGGGAAGGAATTGGACAACGAGGAAGGctctttgtcattttttaattaataaatattattccttttgtttttattttatggctAGGGGTGTTTTTAAAACAGGATACTTTTTGGTTGGATCATAAAGAACACACTGTTGAAATCATATTAAAGGAATTCATGGGAATTGATTTTATGTTTCACAACTTTACATATGAtcactaaaacaaatatatatactcCTTTGCCATCCTCTCAGGTCAATTAGTGTCCAATATTTAATTAAGCAATCTATAATATTCTAATCAGAACCAAATTGTCAACCTATATAGCAATATAGTATGAATTTAGGAAATCTGTCCCGTAAAAGAGCGCATGGAGGAATAATTGTTTGTAGGACAGGGCTCGTAAATTAAATCCTGTATCATCTTTCCAATAAACAAAGACATACGTGTCTTTGGCCACACTCGACTTATCTTTTAAGTAGTTGAGATTTGCTAATTACGCAAGAATTGATCTGGGAGGATGATGATGGGCACCTCAACTGATCCATGCGCTGTCCAGCTTATATTGGTACAAGTGCTTCCCATTCGGGATTTTCTCGTTGCTCATGTATACAAGTCTAAGCCATTTAAATAGCAAATGAGCGCCGTGCTTGATTCGCACAGCAAAACAAATCTTATTGATCACTTTGTTTATGATATgtcttgtaatttttattttttccctttactGGGTTTTATGGGCATGGAAAATTGAGAGTTTTGAAATCAATTTCTACGCACTAAAAAGTAAAGTATATATCGGATGCAgtcaatgatttaaaaaaaaaaaaaagagttacgATAATTTACAGTCTAATCTAAGACTTGAACTCTGATGATTATAGAGAGATCACACTCTTAACCATACCTTAATCTTATACTAATAATTTAGCAAGGCTGGAAAGGAAAGCAAGATTATGATTCAATGACCACCCGTATGTTCGTAGGTGTTagggtttgaaaaaaaagtacTTTTGGTTCACCCACAAAGATGGGATTAATTTCAAGCTAGCCCTATAAAACTCGATTTGAAACCATCGCATAATTGGcacctgaaattaaaaattaaatcattgaaCTATCCTTGAGAGAGCTACGTACCATGTGAATATCTTTACAAAGGTAGCCTCGTCGACCTAATTATCATAGTAGACCTTGATTTATATCGCACTCCAATTGGCTTGGATCATGTAAAATTGAATTACTTGGCTGTTGACAGCAGCATAACTCCCAACCATCCGGGCCTTTGCCATGTGTGCTAGTCCCATGCATAGTCTcgtaatcattttatttttattttttaattaatatagatgtttggTTCAGGTTGtatatatcttgattaattccacgggttttaaaattaacgatcatataaatttccagtaatctaaaatttataagactcaaactaataatttttaaaaaacaaatctaaaattttaccAGTTGAGATGCATCATGGTATTCCCATCTTATTTCTTATCTATGCCCAATTATGCAAATCGGCTGAAGTGGAAAATTGGCACTTGCGAGGGCAACTTAAAGGATAGCTTCATAAAGATAAGCTCCATGTTATCTCATCTCCATATAATTGTTCCGCCAAACCAAAAGTAGTATTGCATTTGTATGTGGGAGATAGGCTTTGTAAGTTTCACTGTCTCTGATCTTCTTTGGTGCTAAGTTTGCCTATTTACTTGAAATAGTCACTGCATGACGAGgcagaggtttttttttacacaaataCAATGCATTATCGTAACGAATTCAATGAATTCATCAAAAAGTTTTACTCTGGTATCATGTGAAAATTAACTAGAGGCCACTTTCTGaggtaaaaaaacatgttttcttttatacaaTATCCCTGGATGATCATCAAGTTATACAAGCAAACTATATATGTGACGTTTGTAGCAATCTGGTTAGGTGAGGTTTTActtgtatgaaaaaaatattaatttaatgtgcaATCATGGCTCGCCAAGGGGAATGTATGGACGTCAGTTGCCCACCTCTAAACTGCAAAATCAATGGACTAATATCTCCAAGACTTTTTCATCGAGGAATTATACGATGTCACTGATCTATTGTATGAAATTGACCTGGTATGTCAACTCTTTTTGTTTAAGGTGGTTAGAGTCCCTCAGAGACAAGCATCAAGGGCTATATTCCGACGAGAATCTCTGGGATTTGtaataattgaaaaagaaaaaaggtcgaGGAAACTTGCAAGGCAGGACtctaattatgattttatattaaaatttctatCATAGccagctttctttctttcttggttaAGTCTTTATAACCATCGTATCATAATTATCTTgggttgaagatttttttagttcaattaTTAGAAATAACAGTGTAGTTCGAACTGGTTGCTCTTTTATTAATGAACTTTAACACCATATCAAATCAACGACCTCTTAATCCAGTTAGAACCATTAAGCAAGGCAATAATGGCTGATACTTGCGTTTTGGTGGCACATTCTggcaatatataatataattagagAATATTTTCTTCATAAGAGAATATTAGAATACATAAAGCAAAATAAAGGAAAGGGAATTGACAAAGTTGTCAAGAATTTGGAGCGTTTTATTTTGCGTTGGAATTGTTAGGCTTCCCCTTTCTGGAGACTAGGAAAAGGAACCCAGAAAACGAAAAGATGCTTCAATTCGTGTCGGCGAACATTTATATATTCCCCAAATAATTAAGAGCTTACCAGCGACAGCATGGAgggtttcttttcttaattatgcttaccctttttttatattcgTTAACTAGAATAAAAGCATCTTAATCACGATTAATTCAACTGGAAACTGGAAAGtgcttccattttctttttcgaGTTTAAAACGAAAGGATAGAAATTAAACGCTGTATAACTCGTGTCATCCAGTGGGCTGTGAGTATTGGAGGCTTTTTATATAGCATGGGCTTGGTTTAGGCCTCTTCTCAATTGACCCATTGAGCTACATAGACTTCGATAAAGAAACTATTTTTACATTTAGCTTTGATTAGCATCAATTATCTGTTGCTTTCATGAACttgatttaaagaaaaagggagggagggagggaactTCAGCCGCATGAATAAGAAACCAGACATAACTTAACGAAAGGGACTCGGTATAGGGTTCTTCGTAGCCAATTACGAAGAATAAACTCTACTAATGGATTCATggatctttcttgttttttttatcatctatcaAAGCTTGCCTTTATCTGGACCTTGCTGAATCTTTGATAGTTAGTCAACTTTTGATCGCATATTGTAAGCAAGGAACTACAAAAgtgttacacacacacacacacaagtgtTACAACATcataaaagggttttttttataaataaaaaaaaaagtctttcgcttttaattattttaatgcgctAATAATACCATCACCATCCTTCCAAAGAATATGCGAAGATTTAATATGACATTTCCTAGCACATATTGATGATACTGATGGAAGGAGCAATCCAATTGTAGTGATTAAAGCAATGTATTAATAACTAACAGCAAATGCTGTGTCTttcttataaacaaaaaaatatccctGAGGAATTGCATTAAAttagattacaaaaaaaacttagaaaaccCCAGTTTTATTGAGAAAACAGTAGGATTCAGAACTTATTATTCGcaaaagaatttattatttcaagatttgatccatgataacaaaatttatttttacctgTCACTTTCTTATCTCCTCCTAattagaaaagaagaagaataaaaaaaatgaggataacAGTGTGGGAATTGATGCAATGGTCAAATTTTTCAAGTGCTGCATGAAGTTGAAAAGAAATAGTGCTGGCAGAGGGAAATAATGGAAAGCTCACTGCAATCACCTTACAGCTAGTAGACTGTTGTGTCTGACCCAGAGGAAATCGGTAACCTACATGATCTAGTACTAGTTAGTTTGCCAAGTAGAGCCTGAATGGAACCATTCCTTCTGCAGTCTTCAATATTTTAACAATGCAAGTCATCTCACTAACTGCTAATCAGCTCTCAGGCAGTCTCCACCATGCAATGGCCTCTGGCTTCCAAATCCCCATCAGCTTTGGTTCAGTTTATGAAGGAACACTTCGGCATGGGATGAAAGTTGCAACTTGCAATAAAGGTTGACAACCTGCAACTTGAAGGAGCATTTAAGAGTTTTGATGCTGAATGTGAAGTGCTGCGTAACATTCGTCATCAAAACCTTGTCAAAATTATCAGTTCTTGTTCAAGCAATGATTTCAAAGCCTTGGTGCTAGAGCACGTGGCCCAAGGGGAATTCGGAGAAGTGGTTGTATTCTGTCGACCACTGTTTGGATATTCAACAGTTACTGAACATCATGATAGATGTTTCATGGGCATTGGAATATCTGCATTACGGTCGTTCAACACCCATTGTTGGCTGTGATCTGAAGCCCAGCAACGTACTGCTAGAAGAAGATGTGGTTGCCCATTTAaatgattgtggcatttcaaagCTCCTAGGTGAAGGAGATTCTACGACACAAATCCACTCCTCCAACGATCGTATACATTGCACCAGGGTTGTTCTTTGCTCattgttgcattttttttcaactttcttttatttgtctCCATTTCCATTATTCCGTCTAcaggttttttctttctttattggaTCTTAGTTATGAACAGATTATGGAAGAGAGGGAAAAGTATCAAGAACGGGTGACGTTTACAACCATGGTATAATGTCCAAACAAAAAATTGCCAAAA
This window contains:
- the LOC133696533 gene encoding heavy metal-associated isoprenylated plant protein 20, coding for MGALDDLSDYLSDLFTAARKKRKRKPMQTVDIKVKMDCDGCERRVKNSVSSMKGVKSVEVNRKQSRVTVSGNVEPNKVLKKVKSTGKRAEFWPYVPYNLVAYPYAAQAYDKKAPAGYVKNVVQALPSPNATDERFTSMFSDENPNACSIM